In the genome of Methylomagnum ishizawai, the window GCTCATCACCAAATCGGCCAGCAGGATGGTGCGGATGGTGCCGATCAAGCCCTGGGGTTTGTCGCCGCCATGGCCGCCTTCCCTCTCGGGCAGCAGCAATTGCACCGCGATCCAGAACAACAAGCCGCTGCCGATCAGTTTGAGATAGGGGAGTCTCAGCATTTGCACCGCCACCAGGGTCAACACCACCCGCATAAAGATGGCGGCGAACGAACCCCAGAGGATGGCCTTGCGGCGTTGCGCTTCCGGCAGCGAGCGGGCCGCGAGGGCGATCACCACCGCGTTGTCGCCGGACAGGATGATGTTGACGAGGATGATCTGGCCCAGGCCGATCCAGAATTGGGGGTCCATCAGTAGGTCGGGCATCCGATTGTCTCCAGGACTGTGTTGGGTTCCGGGTTGGGGGATGGGCGGCGGACACGGCGGGACCGCGCAAAGGGCCGCGATTGTAGCAGGCGGCGGCGGATATCGCCCGGCCATGGCGGCATTGTAGGCGAGCGGCACCGGACTTACACTCCGGTTCCACAACCCCATCCCCACGATATAAGGAACGACACCATGCCCATCAAACGCCCCCAACCCAACCGCGCCAAGCTCGACAAGGTCGTCGCCGACGCCCGCCGCGACAAGGAAGACCGGGAAAAAGGCTACCGCGAACAAGCCCTAAAGCTGTATCCCTGGGTCTGTGGCCGCTGCGCCCGCGAGTTCGACCTGAAGAATCTGCACGAACTCACGGTGCACCACCGCAACCACAACCACGACGACAACCCGGCGGACGGCAGCAATTGGGAACTCTTATGCCTGTACTGCCACGACGACGAGCATCAACGCCATATGAACGCCGCCCTCTACGGCAAGGGCGCAACGGAAAAACCCAAGGAAACCGGGAGCTTCAAAGCCTTCGCCGGGCTGGGGAGCTTGCTGAAAAAAGAGTGATGATCGGCTGGGCCCGACCGCTCGCGGAATTTGGGGGGAAGGTTCCCAGGCGGAGCTTGGGAACCAGCGCCAACCCGGATTCCGCAGTTTGTCCGCGAAGCTGTTTTGGAGTCCAAGACCAGCCCTTTCAAAGTGTAAAAATAGCCCTTCTAAATCAATGGGTTGAAAAGGCCGTTTTTCTGTGTCGAAGCGTAGGACGCCACCAACGGCGACATGGGCCACAGCAAAATCAGGGACTTACATAACCCGATTTCGCCAACCGGGTAAACCACTTTGAAAGGGCTGGAGTCCAAGACTTGGACTCCAGAGGTTCACCCTAAACGGCTTTGCAATGACGCTTACGCCGTATCCGAGCTACGATCCCATAAGCCGCTGTCAAGCTGGAGGGGTCGGGGTACCGGGCACGCCCCGGCGCTCCAGCGCCTCGAAACTGCCGCGCTTGAGGAACAGGGGATTGATGAAGACCAGATAAAGCTTGATGAACAAGGTGCCGACCAAGGCCAGTCCGGCATTCAACACCCAGCGTTTGAGCGCGGCCCAGGGCGCGACCAAGTCATGGAAAACCCGGAACAGCTTCGCCAACTTCGGCAGCAGTTGATCGACCAGCCAGCCCAGCAGCAGGGCCGCGATCCACAGCACCGGGATACAGCTTTGCAAGAACGCCTGGATTTGCGGGGCCAATACCACCAGCAGCGCCGCGACCGCAACCAGGGCCAGGACCGACAGCCAGGGAATCAGGTACAAAGCCTTGCCGAAGGTTTGCCCGGCCACCCGCAGTTGCTTGAGATAATCGGCGGTCGGCAGCCCCAGCCAAGGCTTGATCTTGAGGAATTCCCAGGCTTCTTCTCCCGCCGCCAGCAAGGGCACGTTCCCCAAGCCCTGTTCCCCGATCAGATAGCCATCCAGCATCAGCGAATAAGCCTCCACCTCGCTGAAGGCGTCGAGGTCGGTGCGCACCGCGGACAGCAGTTCCTGCACTGTGGGATCGACCCCAAACCGCTCCGTGGTGGGGAGTTGCACTTCCGGCTGTTTGTACGGTTGGCCATCGGGACCGTTCCAATACAGTTCGCGGTAGCCCAAGCCCTGGCGCAGGCTCATGAAGGCCACCGAACCCGGCCTATTGAACAGGTTTTCCAGCACCGCCGTCCGCACCCGATCCTGTAGGATCGAACTGACCCGCGACAATACCGCCACCAGATCGGTGCCGGGCCGGGGTTGCTCGCCCATCTGCCCGCAGGCGTCGCTGACCACGAATTCGACGCAACCATTGTCGATCAAGCCGGTGACGCCCTGGTTGTCATGCACGCCGCCATCGACCAACTGGACCTGGATCGCCTCTTCGCCATCCTGGTACAGCCCGGTGATGGACAGGGGCGGGAACAAGCCCGGCACGCAGGCCGAAGCCGCCACCGCGTGGCCGAGCGGGAAATCCTGTTGGTGGACCACGATATCGTCGTAGGACCTGGGGCGCTTGAGCCGGATCGGCTTCTTGTCGATGGCGTTGTTATTGGAGGGCGGTTCGCCCATGTCCTGGGCGGTGAAGCGCCAATTGTTGCCGCTGTTCAAGGTGGTGGCGTTGACGACCAGGATGGGCACCTTGGCCTTGCGGTCGCCGTTGTGGAGGTTGGGATGGAAATCGGGCTGGCCGGGCGGGAATATCTTGAGCTTCCGCATCTCGACCGGGTCGCCGACCTGGGCCTTGTCCAGCACCGATTGATACAGCAATTGGTTATAGAGTTCGGCGAGGCGGTCGCTGGTGGAATAATCGCCGCGGTGCCGCTTCCAGTTGGCCGCGAAATCGGCGAAGGCCAGCATTCGGATATTGCGCTGGGTGGCCGCCAGGAAATCACCCGCCAGCGCCGCCACGATCTCCACATAGTCCCGGTCGGTGATTGCGGCGTCGGGCTTGCGCTCCAGCAGTTTCTTGACGTGGAGATAATACAGCGCCCCCAGGATGGAGCCGCCGGACACCGTGGAAATCACCTCGACCCGGCGCAACAGGCCGCGCTGGGCCATTTGCGCCAACACGCCGATATGGAAGAACGAAGCCCGCAAACCGCCTCCGGAAAAGGCGAGCCCCAACCGGCCCGCGGTGGCGGTGGCTTGGGATTCTGGTGTGGGATCGGACATGGCAGCCTCCTCTAAGATGGTGGTTATGGTTGTTAGCGGGGGCGGCGGGCCGCGCCGCCCCAAGGCCGGGACCGCCGACGGTCAGCGATATTGCCCGACCACTTCGTAGATCACCGTGGCGTTCTTGCGGTCGGTCATGAACTTACGCCCGCCGATCCCCAAGTGGTCGGGGTCGGCCTCGTAGGAGGCCACGCCGTAGAAAATCTGCTCGTCCTTTTGCTCGGCCAGGATGCCGGTCACCAAGGACAACAAAGCGGTCCCGGCGTTCACAATCACGCCCGCCGCCGGGTTGGCCGCCGTGGCGGCGGTACCGAGGGTATTCGCCAAGCTTTTGCCGGTGTCGGATGCGAGGGCGTCGTGGATGGCTTGGTTGATATCCCGGCTTTTCTCGTTGCTTTTCATCAGCACCACATGGATATCCAGGAAGCGGGGGGGTTTATCCGCGGCGGTGACGATCCTGGCGACATCCAGCCCGCTGTCGTCGTCGTTGGGATCGTTGATGGGCAGGGTATCCATATCCTTAATATCGTTGAATACCCGGCTGGTTTGGAATTGATAGGGCAGTTCGGCGGCGTCGCTGGTCACCAAGATGATGGGATAGACATCGGCGGACGCGTCCACCCCGAGGATGGCGTTATGGTTATCCATCACCCGGATTTGGTTGAAACGCAGGAACAAGCCTTTGAGGCCGGTGAGCGGGGAATGCTCCGACGGCGTCCGCAGCACCGCCATGAAGTCGTTGCCACTCTCGGTCGGCAATCTGGCCATCGCCGCGTGGCGGGCTTGACGGGGATCATCCACGAAATTCGGCATAAGTACCATGGCTGGACTCCTTCGATAAGGAATTGACGAGGGGTTAAAACAGGCAACCGCAGGAAGAGCGTATCATAAATACTTCACCTGCCGCTTTCCAATCTATCCCACCACGGCAAGCCCCACCACCCCGTCCACCCGGACCCCGGCCACCGATGCCAACCCTCCCCGCCGATACCCGGCAGGCGGGATGGGGTAAAATCCCCACCCCGACCCTTCTATGGAATCCGAACCACCATGAATCCCCACCCCGCCCCACACGTCCGGACCGGCTGGAACGTCCTATGCGCGGCCCTCCTGCTCGCGGGCTGCGCCAGCGAACCCAAACCGCTGGCCCCCTTGTCGCCCAACGATCCCGAAGCGAAGACGCTGGAAGCCGACCGGGCACAGTTCCGCGCCAAAAAGGAAGCCCTGATCGACGAGGCGATGGACCTCGACGCCGCCGAACACGACGCCTTTTGGAGCGAATACCACCAATACGAGGCCGAACTCCGCAAAATCCAGGACGAGCGCTACCAGATCATCCATGACTTCGCGACCTACTACGACAACATGACCAACGCCATCGCCGACAACCTGGCGGAACGCATGTTGAAAATGAAACAGCGGCGCAATGAATTGGCCGCGAAATACTACCGCCGCATCAAAGCGGCCACCTCCGCCATCACCGCCGCGCGGTTCCTGCAAGTCGAGAACGAAATCACCCTGCTGTCGGACCTCAAGGTCAGCAGCGAAGCGCCTTTGTTCCCCAAGGGCACGAATCCCGCCGACATGAGATAACCCGCCCGCCGCGTGGGCACGACTCCCGTCCCACGCGCCACCCCGCCTTATCTCCCGGAAGGCGGCCCCTTTGGGGAAAACACACCGCATTATTGAAAATCAAGCGTTTGACCGGCCACGTCCTGGATTACCAGCGGATGCTGTGGAAACCCATGGGGAACGCTGCCGGGGGGTTTCCCGGCCCTGGGGCTGGATGGAAAATACCTGGGAATCCCAAAGGCTTCCCGTCCGCGGGGACCGCCTAGGTGCTTAACCGGGTCTGGGAAGCGGATATCGGCGATATCCGGAGGGGAAGAGCGGAAGAATCACGGAAACCGTGGCGGATTCGCCCGGAACCGCGGAGCGGCGTCAATTCCGGGCAATATCCAGGGTAGCGGGGAAAAGCGGCTGGACGCTATACCCGGAATTCCTCCTGGGAGCGGCCTTGTTCGAGGTAGGCGGTTAACCAGCGGGGTTTCATACCACGGCCGGTCCAGGCGTTCTTGGCATTATTAGGATCGCGATATTTGACCGGAACCGAGGTTCCCTTACGGGTGGTGGGTTTCTTATCGCCTTCGCTAATCTCCACGTGCATACCGATGGAGGAGGCCAACTCCTTGATTTTAAGGATAGTTTCCCGCTTCTTACCATGCCTTTTGGCTTCCAACTCCTTGGAAGCGTTCGCGATGAGTTCCGCCAATTCGACTTCGGACAGGGTGGCTATATTGTCAGACATAGGGGTTTACCTTTACATGAAAACCTTATTATAGCCAGCGCCCGCTTTTATAAGCAATAGTCCGGCACTATTCTCCGCCCCGTCCCCGGTTTTGGAAAAACACCTAGAACCCCACCACGCCACGCCGCCCCTGGCAAAGTAAGCGGATGATTTTTGATTCAAGGCCGACGACCTGGGAAATCCACTTTAACTGCGGACCGGGCCGAACGGGAATCCTCCGGCGCGGAAATGGGGGGAAGGCTATTGGATTAGCCCGGCCCAAATCCAGACCGGCCTTCCCATCCACCGCACGCAATGTCTAGTCGGCGACCCACACCGAAATACTCCACCGCGCCCCGATACATTATTCCGGGGCGGAACCAGGGATGGCGGATAAACCGGGGAATCCGGCGGGGAAAGCGCGCTTACCGGACGATAATTATCCAGTTTCAACCGCTTAAAGAAAGATAGCGCAAAAGGACCAAAAGCACCACATCATAGGCTTCCCAATCCAGAGCCGGTTTAAATAAACCAGATGCCGCGCGAGCGGTTTCCAGTGAATTCTCCGGGATAACCCTAAGGGATGGAGATAGGAAAGCGCTCAAACCGCTCGATAGCCCGGATATAACCCGGCCCCGGAATCAAAATGCGGCGCGGCGGTTCCACCACCCTAACCCCAGGATCAACACCGCCATCCAAGCAGCGGCCAGATAACCGATCACGCCATCATAGCCGCCGACCAGGAAACCGAGTTCGGCATTGGGATTGCCCTTGGTAAGGGCGCGGGCGAATTTGATGACGAAGACCCAACCGGCGTGCAAGCCGATGCAATAGCCCAACCTGTCCCGCCCCGACAACCGCAGCAAGGCCAACAATATCCCGGCGATGAACAAAGCCAGGAACGAATCGGGCTGGATACGCCCCGGCAACTGGACGAAGGCGTCGAGGGCCACGGGCAGGCCGGTATACCAATGGATATCGGCGAATTCCGGCCTGATGCCGGTCTTGAGGAAATGTAGCAAGGCGAAATAAAACCCACAGATCGCGATGGCGGCCAGTTTGGGCACGGCCTTATTCAAAGCGCCCAGGAAAAAACCCCGGAACAGCGGTTCCTCGGCCAGGGCCACGGCGCAGGCGGTCAACAGCGCGTTGAGGGCGGCTTGTTGGATTTGCGCCGCCGTGGCGATCTTGGCGGGATTGGGGACGCGGATATCCAACAGCACCAGCGCCACGGCGTGCAGGCCCAGCATGGCGAGACCCAGCCCGAAACCCACGGCGACCTGTTTCAGGAATAGTCCGGGCCGGGCCGGAAACCCGAAGTCCGCCCAGCGCAAACCCAAGCCCCGCATCACGGGCGGAATACCGACGAACAACAATCCCTGGGACAAGCGTCCGATCACCACATGCAAGGGCACGGCCCCGTGCAAAGCCAGCGCCAAGGGATAAGCGGCCAAGGCCCCGACGCAAGCGCAGAGCAATAAATAAGCGGCGGGCGCGAGCGCCGCCAGCAGGATGGGGCGGAACATGGGGAAAATGGCTTGGATTTAGGAAGAGAATTAATCCGGCGATCCGGGGCCATGGGGCGGCAAGCCCAAAACCTCC includes:
- a CDS encoding H-NS histone family protein, translated to MSDNIATLSEVELAELIANASKELEAKRHGKKRETILKIKELASSIGMHVEISEGDKKPTTRKGTSVPVKYRDPNNAKNAWTGRGMKPRWLTAYLEQGRSQEEFRV
- a CDS encoding CPBP family intramembrane glutamic endopeptidase; the encoded protein is MFRPILLAALAPAAYLLLCACVGALAAYPLALALHGAVPLHVVIGRLSQGLLFVGIPPVMRGLGLRWADFGFPARPGLFLKQVAVGFGLGLAMLGLHAVALVLLDIRVPNPAKIATAAQIQQAALNALLTACAVALAEEPLFRGFFLGALNKAVPKLAAIAICGFYFALLHFLKTGIRPEFADIHWYTGLPVALDAFVQLPGRIQPDSFLALFIAGILLALLRLSGRDRLGYCIGLHAGWVFVIKFARALTKGNPNAELGFLVGGYDGVIGYLAAAWMAVLILGLGWWNRRAAF
- a CDS encoding YajD family HNH nuclease encodes the protein MPIKRPQPNRAKLDKVVADARRDKEDREKGYREQALKLYPWVCGRCAREFDLKNLHELTVHHRNHNHDDNPADGSNWELLCLYCHDDEHQRHMNAALYGKGATEKPKETGSFKAFAGLGSLLKKE
- a CDS encoding patatin-like phospholipase family protein: MSDPTPESQATATAGRLGLAFSGGGLRASFFHIGVLAQMAQRGLLRRVEVISTVSGGSILGALYYLHVKKLLERKPDAAITDRDYVEIVAALAGDFLAATQRNIRMLAFADFAANWKRHRGDYSTSDRLAELYNQLLYQSVLDKAQVGDPVEMRKLKIFPPGQPDFHPNLHNGDRKAKVPILVVNATTLNSGNNWRFTAQDMGEPPSNNNAIDKKPIRLKRPRSYDDIVVHQQDFPLGHAVAASACVPGLFPPLSITGLYQDGEEAIQVQLVDGGVHDNQGVTGLIDNGCVEFVVSDACGQMGEQPRPGTDLVAVLSRVSSILQDRVRTAVLENLFNRPGSVAFMSLRQGLGYRELYWNGPDGQPYKQPEVQLPTTERFGVDPTVQELLSAVRTDLDAFSEVEAYSLMLDGYLIGEQGLGNVPLLAAGEEAWEFLKIKPWLGLPTADYLKQLRVAGQTFGKALYLIPWLSVLALVAVAALLVVLAPQIQAFLQSCIPVLWIAALLLGWLVDQLLPKLAKLFRVFHDLVAPWAALKRWVLNAGLALVGTLFIKLYLVFINPLFLKRGSFEALERRGVPGTPTPPA